A single Primulina eburnea isolate SZY01 chromosome 11, ASM2296580v1, whole genome shotgun sequence DNA region contains:
- the LOC140806328 gene encoding protein RST1-like → MESYAPLLEKTRIPQPSLQRLAVISIFEKIRSAPSSAAGVNAINHCLHSASPAVVEQSTRELCRLVQDSKFDISNALLEIHSALEASSSPQFRCVFIKAIGFLARFGFQEKPSSFKFHSSEIHPFVKILSCGNEVQCELVKQVVLFILKCKHLGMEAVCEFLGPFLNYLVVKVPVMGHSSAFVRNLFSTILAFCCSFPEEAIPIVNLLSERLKYFSCKNVEEVANISYVVECLVDAYLVVLRQLVGMRSLVREAQLCGLALVEAILLLHTDFRKCSGGVEKNLDASRRLLGVQKELNLNYMAEFSSVMLSLFSILVQSELEHEQYPVLQLVLFMLRWKNEREYDMNAVTSELTEEILFIFPVLAFVSSPSRCIKQIASDILSILGKAATALLIAPKKKPAGQWKQQSITTPGHLMFRFLRNMWFEDKSLSLGLVYINLFSNRKAYTNEEQNRLKTWSSSVREYSVGIIEKHKQSATIAHSGGSFLTEMPLVLCAIASVFLLHQRGDSVIDLLAIGSSLEPKLGVPLLLAILFYTHIFSSKDKDNDAHDMLLKLLGLLPSLASHSAMTPLVVQILLPMLNNNVNPVIKATAIRMICKTWAINDRVFGTLHGSLHQNGLKRFASERSICISIAVSILDVCKQNPDRGVELILSIEACIENHDHLVRSLGFQSLACLCEADAIDFYTAWDVIEVHARNYLGNALVAHGLSLLLKWGSLDADAYPGAATSVVNILWNIVTYREVSQSSLWTFAQEAAFAALLQYEGVHIQNSIPDFSSRNMELLISQANPELLKAVEEFEVKIINHEHITRQRFVKQRKVSGNKIVKLLDVVSDVIFPSGSNHRAKELPGAALLVIPTPKDRTHQKDVHAVYEDATMEIAASLQLSRNILLALFSLQSWKPFMLRWIRSGIMVLEAKAHTVPDKTLKAGDYILKVITRLAEPADPQSAENMALALGAFCLVLPPSAHTIKSAASKFLLNWLSQYEHEHRQWSAAISLGLISCCLHVTDHKQKFEIINALIEVASVSKSTLVKGACGTGLGFSCQDLLTRVNSESNTLHEKNTFNKQETDLLRKILRSLVQMICQFTGSSAHIIEKLASYFPLGTDDSTRPGTVEFLREDSDSLDLEDIWGIAGPIIGLGNSFGALYRAGAHDAVCYLKDLIFSWIIPSENFLFSKSAVGETGWQMPSVGACLAIPSIVLFCQRVELIDHIELVHIVNGFRELISELLSVELSDTFHQYLLMASCVGAGSLLSIILNAGVHSLDVEPVKGLLALFRRTYSSPHPPIIHLGGMLGVVNALGAGVGILIPHYRLPSLHATFSQKESSYALGPLLSNLVLEQELLTLIQEIFLVAQNSDDPRLQHYASWTVTFLRHYVFTEETSYEEIAVHNQSGVHKSIPQGLAEDSLVMKLSLWLINVNYPELGTRTNISTVACALRCLSHAPRLPSLDWGAVIRRCMKYSDQVAQVPSRNLASRRTLREECFLFSLSHANQFDSLLGFLDELSDLPRLKTLESNLQSLVFLHLGALLKIFSFSRLEKLFDDLAAFILWFVSSDQYNQAQKVSLRVLCWKGLYLCLNKSALEAHDYAYTLEHCMEVLFEMLPWSHSTDTGLLYHSNSSAEWAEAIRCLGKARQSWLSNLLMVLDSNFKEKNRDLKTLKKIQAKAALVRIGSVPLLELAKWKAIILDTDSEVIWNILVEIAVTLQDTEENVRRQWLVDTAEILCVTSHPSTALRFLGLLCGSCCKYMPILVADKVSVLSDLPITLSALLSGTGWEMAAESVASYIWTSTERIHDCVTHRESADYLQIDRSENDTADVLLRLLHRTSILLKDYLPVDKQLRLANMHFT, encoded by the exons ATGGAGTCTTACGCTCCACTGTTGGAGAAAACCCGAATCCCTCAACCCTCGCTTCAGCGACTCGCAGTTATCTCAATCTTCGAGAAGATTCGCTCCGCGCCTTCATCCGCAGCCGGCGTCAATGCCATCAACCACTGCCTCCATTCCGCCTCCCCGGCTGTCGTTGAGCAATCGACGCGGGAACTCTGTCGATTGGTCCAAGACTCGAAATTTGATATCTCCAACGCCTTATTGGAAATCCATTCTGCACTCGAAGCTTCATCGAGTCCCCAATTTCGCTGTGTTTTCATTAAGGCGATTGGATTTCTTGCAAGGTTTGGATTCCAAGAGAAACCGTCTTCTTTCAAATTTCATTCGTCGGAAATTCATCCCTTCGTTAAG ATTCTTTCATGTGGAAACGAGGTTCAGTGCGAACTAGTGAAACAGGTAGTTTTATTTATACTGAAGTGTAAGCATCTGGGAATGGAGGCAGTTTGTGAATTCTTGGGCCCTTTCTTGAATTATTTGGTTGTTAAAGTTCCGGTTATGGGGCATAGTTCGGCATTTGTGAGGAACTTATTTTCCACGATACTGGCTTTCTGTTGCTCATTTCCTGAAGAGGCAATTCCCATCGTCAACCTGTTATCGGAGCGTCTCAAATATTTCTCCTGTAAGAACGTGGAA GAGGTTGCGAATATTTCTTATGTTGTTGAATGCTTGGTTgatgcatatctggtggtgctGAGGCAGTTAGTTGGAATGAGATCT CTAGTTCGTGAGGCTCAATTATGTGGTCTGGCATTGGTGGAAGCAATTTTATTGCTGCATACAGATTTTCGCAAGTGTTCGGGTGGGGTTGAAAAAAATTTAGATGCATCAAGGCGCTTATTGGGTGTTCAAAAAGAGCTTAACCTTAATTATATGGCTGAATTTTCGTCAGTGATGTTATCCTTGTTCTCAATTCTCGTGCAGTCGGAGCTTGAACACGAACAATATCCTGTACTGCAATTGGTTTTGTTTATGTTGAGATGGAAAAATGAAAGGG AATATGACATGAATGCCGTTACAAGTGAGTTGACTGAAgaaattttgttcatttttcCTGTCCTTGCATTTGTTTCCTCTCCGTCTAGGTGTATTAAACAAATAGCCAGTGATATACTCTCTATCCTGGGGAAGGCTGCTACTGCTTTACTGATTGCACCAAAGAAAAAGCCGGCTGGACAATGGAAACAGCAGTCTATCACAACTCCCGGACACCTTATGTTTAGGTTTCTAAGGAATATGTGGTTTGAG GATAAATCATTGTCGCTTGGTTTGGTTTATATCAATTTATTTTCTAATAGGAAAGCGTACACCAATGAAGAGCAAAATAGATTAAAAACTTGGAGTTCCTCTGTAAGAGAGTATTCTGTAGGAATTATTGAAAAGCACAAGCAGAGTGCGACAATCGCACACTCTGGGGGAAGCTTTTTGACAG AAATGCCTTTGGTACTCTGTGCTATTGCAAGTGTCTTTCTCTTGCATCAACGGGGAGACTCTGTCATTGATCTCTTGGCTATTGGAAGTAGTCTGGAACCTAAGCTCGGTGTTCCGTTGTTGCTAGCCATTCTATTCTACACTCATATATTTTCTAGTAAAGATAAAGACAATGATGCTCATGACATGCTG TTAAAACTCTTAGGTTTGCTTCCGTCACTTGCTTCACATTCCGCAATGACACCTCTGGTAGTTCAGATTCTTCTGCCAATGCTTAACAACAATGTGAATCC TGTAATAAAAGCTACTGCAATACGCATGATTTGTAAGACATGGGCGATAAATGATCGTGTCTTTGGAACTTTGCAT GGATCGTTGCATCAAAATGGATTAAAGCGGTTTGCATCTGAAAGAAGTATCTGCATCAGCATCGCCGTTTCTATTCTAGATGTCTGCAAACAAAACCCTGATCGAGGTGTGGAGCTTATATTGTCTATCGAG GCTTGCATTGAAAACCACGATCATTTAGTTCGGTCTCTTGGATTCCAAAGCCTTGCTTGCCTTTGTGAAGCAGATGCCATCG ATTTTTACACAGCCTGGGATGTGATTGAAGTGCACGCACGGAACTACTTGGGGAATGCTCTTGTTGCTCATGG CCTTTCTCTGCTTCTGAAGTGGGGGTCACTGGATGCTGATGCATATCCTGGAGCTGCTACAAGTGTCGTGAACATATTGTGGAATATTGTAACCTATAGAGAAGTTAGTCAAAGTTCTTTGTGGACTTTTGCTCAAGAAGCTGCCTTTGCTGCTTTATTGCAGTATGAG GGGGTGCATATTCAGAATAGCATACCAGATTTCAGCAGCAGGAATATGGAATTGCTCATTTCTCAGGCCAACCCTGAATTACTGAAAGCAGTGGAAGAATTTGAAGTCAAAATTATAAATCATGAGCACAT CACAAGACAAAGATTTGTAAAGCAGAGAAAGGTCTCTGGAAACAAAATCGTTAAGCTGTTAGATGTTGTCTCTGACGTGATATTTCCTTCAG GTAGTAACCACAGGGCTAAAGAATTGCCTGGTGCAGCTTTACTTGTCATCCCTACTCCCAAAGATAGGACTCACCAAAAA GATGTGCATGCTGTATATGAGGATGCAACCATGGAAATAGCTGCTTCTCTTCAGCTTTCGAGGAATATCTTGCTTGCTCTTTTCTCTTTGCAATCTTGGAAACCTTTTATGTTGAGATGGATTAGGTCTGGCATCATGGTACTTGAGGCAAAGGCGCATACAGTGCCAGATAAAACTTTGAAGGCTGGTGATTATATTTTGAAG GTTATAACAAGGTTAGCTGAACCAGCAGACCCTCAATCCGCTGAGAATATGGCTCTTGCACTGGGAGCTTTTTGTCTG GTACTACCACCTTCTGCACACACCATCAAGTCAGCAGCTTCAAAGTTCTTGCTCAATTGGCTATCTCAGTATGAGCATGAACATCGCCAGTGGTCGGCGGCAATTTCTCTTGGGTTGATATCATGTTGCCTGCATGTGACTGATCACAAGCAAAAGTTTGAAATTATCAATGCACTCATTGAG GTGGCATCTGTTAGCAAGAGCACCCTTGTAAAAGGAGCTTGTGGAACGGGATTGGGTTTCTCGTGTCAAGATCTACTGACTAGAGTCAATTCTGAATCTAATACTCTACACGAAAAGAACACATTCAATAAGCAGGAAACTGATTTGTTGAGGAAAATCCTTAGAAGCTTAGTCCAGATGATATGCCAGTTTACTGGATCTTCAGCTCATATTATTGAAAAGCTAGCTTCATATTTTCCACTTGGAACAGATGATTCCACCCGACCTGGTACTGTTGAGTTTCTGAGAGAGGATTCTGATAGTCTGGATCTGGAGGACATATGGGGTATTGCCGGACCTATCATTGGTTTGGGGAATTCTTTTGGTGCATTATACAGGGCTGGCGCTCATGATGCAGTTTGTTATTTAAAAGATCTGATCTTTTCGTGGATTATTCCTAGTGAAAATTTCCTGTTCTCTAAGTCAGCTGTAGGTGAAACAGGTTGGCAAATGCCATCTGTAGGAGCATGTCTTGCGATTCCATCTATAGTGCTTTTCTGCCAAAGGGTTGAATTGATCGATCACATTGAGTTGGTCCATATTGTGAATGGCTTCAGGGAGCTAATCTCTGAACTGCTCTCTGTTGAATTATCTGATACCTTCCACCAATACTTGTTGATGGCATCTTGTGTAGGAGCTGGAAGTCTTCTTTCTATCATTTTAAATGCGGGGGTGCACTCGTTAGATGTCGAGCCTGTTAAAGGTTTGCTGGCATTATTTAGGAGAACTTACTCCAGTCCTCACCCTCCAATTATTCATCTAGGAGGAATGCTTGGAGTTGTAAACGCGTTAGGGGCTGGTGTTGGAATACTGATTCCACATTACCGTTTACCTTCCTTGCATGCCACATTTAGTCAAAAG GAATCTTCTTATGCCTTGGGTCCGCTGCTTTCGAATCTGGTTCTAGAGCAGGAATTGCTCACACTGATTCAAGAAATATTTCTTGTGGCTCAGAATTCTGATGATCCTCGATTGCAGCATTATGCATCGTGGACAGTCACATTTCTCAGGCATTATGTCTTTACTGAAGAAACCTCATATGAGGAGATTGCTGTGCATAACCAATCTGGTGTTCACAAGTCCATTCCTCAGGGCTTAGCTGAAGATAGTTTGGTCATGAAACTGTCTTTGTGGCTGATAAATGTGAATTATCCCGAG CTTGGTACCAGAACTAATATCAGCACAGTTGCTTGTGCTTTGCGATGTCTTTCACATGCTCCAAGATTGCCATCATTGGATTGGGGTGCAGTCATCAGACGATGCATGAAATATAGTGATCAGGTTGCCCAAGTGCCTTCAAGAAATTTAGCCTCGAGGAGAACACTCAGGGAGGAATGTTTCCTCTTTTCTTTATCACATGCAAACCAATTTGATTCTCTCCTTGGCTTCCTCGATGAACTATCTGATCTGCCAAGACTGAAGACACTTGAGTCAAATCTACAGTCACTGGTGTTCTTGCACCTGGGAGCCCTGTTGAAGATATTCTCTTTTTCTAGACTAGAAAAGCTCTTTGATGATCTAGCTGCCTTCATACTGTGGTTTGTGTCTTCTGATCAATACAACCAAGCACAGAAAGTCTCGTTAAGAGTTTTATGCTGGAAGGGATTGTATCTTTGTTTAAACAAATCTGCTTTAGAGGCTCATGACTATGCATATACTTTGGAGCATTGTATGGAGGTTCTATTTGAAATGTTGCCGTGGTCTCACTCGACCGATACTGGATTATTATATCATAGTAATTCCAGTGCGGAATGGGCCGAAGCAATTAGGTGCCTGGGGAAGGCTCGGCAAAGTTGGCTATCAAATCTTTTGATG GTTTTGGattcaaatttcaaagaaaagaaCAGAGATTTGAAAACTTTGAAAAAGATTCAAGCTAAAGCGGCGCTAGTTCGAATTGGTTCCGTTCCTCTGTTGGAGCTTGCAAAATGGAAAGCTATTATATTGGACACGGATTCAGAAG TTATCTGGAATATTCTGGTAGAAATCGCTGTAACTTTGCAAGACACAGAAGAAAATGTTAGAAGACAATGGCTAGTTGATACTGCTGAAATTCTCTGTGTGACAAGTCACCCTTCCACG GCATTACGGTTTCTAGGCTTGTTATGTGGCAGCTGCTGCAAATACATGCCCATTTTGGTTGCTGATAAGGTAAGTGTGCTGAGTGACCTGCCCATCACCCTTTCCGCTCTCCTATCGGGAACAGGTTGGGAGATGGCTGCTGAATCTGTAGCTTCTTACATATGGACATCAACGGAGAGGATTCATGATTGCGTCACACATAGAGAGAGTGCCGAttatttacagattgacaggagCGAGAATGACACTGCGGATGTCTTATTGCGGTTGCTGCATCGCACGAGCATATTGTTGAAAGATTATTTGCCCGTGGACAAGCAGCTGAGACTTGCTAACATGCATTTTACGTGA
- the LOC140806329 gene encoding zinc finger CCCH domain-containing protein 41-like isoform X2: MDLNQRIRANQSILAEAGPVLGRGMDPLSWGLHNSRLGMVDVTTPMVQSGPVPSGLLAGRGLGNISSAHSASWNAFGMVPGVPNGGLDGLRHFGLPGALRQSINPALNIGLPRQRCRDFEERGFCLRGDMCPMEHGVNRIVVEDVQSLSQFNLPVSLPGSQLLGTSGNGALPVISTSSSSLAKNKAFHVTSGRPGITEDGLGLNGGFVGGSMAVGSDVYDPDQPLWANNNTEASASLLAVNGSNAGVKESSLDIDTSGQKQTESYEGYDEKPIRSACTSVSQSLSGWGKPASSKKRFGKKNIIDSTGTSSSSIDRDIRSEEAAIVGLQAVSQGKGMNADDNAPQVKESSLKPWRDSISNVRKPSQKAIRTLFVNGIPLKDNRKEALLSHFQKFGEVIDIYIPMNSERAFVQFSKREEAEAALMAPDAIMGNRFIKLWWANRDNSIDHGLSGNSGLPIMSRRKIDDPAPNGRKENLHAAGGKDNNAHPSVAQVPIYDHLKPMAAKVSKTPPQQKKLENLELLKELRKKQEMLDQKRNEFRLQLDKLAKQSVGVKDLTVSEAFKSLEGETLPDDAKTETTKSPGTHVIAENTRSAEHAVQHTTTSKPTILQPSSLRQIRQPALLGTPFVGNRFKLDNRPTAFRIIAPLPAGLANVATLKEHFSTYGDLSSVELEESKLQKINDNSVQSDVSALISFTTRRTAERAFLNGKCWQDHNLQFMWLASTNSGREGGDAGNPSASSNMPSGANAHVQPYRDATSIHSQKSDASGCSEPENQTKESDADSVENGEDFQPVTTLVSSENNAS, translated from the exons ATGGATTTGAACCAAAGAATTAGGGCAAACCAATCAATTTTAGCTGAAGCTGGACCTGTATTGGGTAGGGGAATGGACCCTCTCTCCTGGGGTTTGCACAATTCCAGGCTTGGCATGGTTGATGTCACAACTCCAATGGTCCAATCTGGACCTGTTCCTTCTGGCCTGCTTGCAGGAAGGGGACTGGGAAACATTTCTAGTGCACACAGTGCATCATGGAATGCATTTGGAATGGTTCCAGGAGTACCAAATGGTGGGCTTGATGGACTTCGCCACTTCGGTTTACCGGGGGCGCTGAGACAATCTATTAATCCAGCACTAAATATTGGCCTTCCTCGGCAACGTTGTAGAGACTTCGAGGAGCGTGGTTTTTGCTTAAGAGGTGATATGTGCCCAATGGAACATGGTGTTAATCGTATTGTTGTTGAAGATGTTCAG AGCCTTTCACAATTCAACCTCCCTGTTTCACTTCCTGGCTCACAGCTTCTGGGAACTTCAGGGAATGGAGCTTTACCTGTAATTAGCACTTCCTCCAGCTCATTAGCAAAAAACAAGGCTTTTCATGTGACAAGTGGCAGGCCTGGAATTACTGAAGATGGTTTGGGGCTGAATGGTGGTTTTGTGGGTGGCTCTATGGCAGTGGGATCTGATGTTTATGATCCAGATCAACCTTTGTGGGCAAATAATAATACTGAAGCATCAGCATCACTACTAGCAGTTAATGGATCAAATGCTGGTGTTAAAGAGTCCTCTTTGGATATAGACACGTCTGGTCAGAAACAAACTGAATCATATGAAGGCTATGATGAGAAACCGATTAGAAGTGCTTGCACTTCTGTATCTCAAAGTTTGTCTGGTTGGGGAAAACCAGCTAGTTCAAAAAAAAGATTCGGcaagaaaaatataattgatTCTACAGGGACATCCTCTAGTTCTATTGATCGGGATATCAGAAGCGAGGAGGCAGCCATTGTTGGTCTTCAAGCTGTTTCCCAAGGAAAAGGAATGAATGCAGATGACAATGCTCCACAAGTCAAGGAATCGTCTCTAAAGCCATGGAGAGATTCAATATCTAATGTTCGGAAACCATCTCAGAAAGCGATTCGGACTCTATTCGTTAATGGCATACCTCTAAAAGATAACAGGAAGGAAGCTCTTCTTTCACATTTTCAGAAATTTGGGGAAGTCATTGATATTTATATTCCAATGAACAGTGAGCGGGCTTTTGTTCAATTCTCGAAAAGGGAAGAAGCAGAAGCTGCGTTGATGGCACCTGATGCAATTATGGGCAATAGGTTTATCAAGCTTTGGTGGGCAAATCGAGATAATAGTATTGATCATGGATTAAGTGGCAACAGTGGTTTGCCAATAATGTCTCGAAGAAAGATAGATGATCCTGCTCCCAATGGGAGAAAAGAAAATCTTCATGCTGCAGGTGGCAAGGACAATAATGCTCATCCTTCTGTTGCCCAAGTGCCAATCTATGATCATCTCAAACCCATGGCTGCTAAAGTTTCCAAAACCCCTCCGCAGCAAAAGAAATTAGAGAATTTAGAGCTTTTGAAAGAACTTCGTAAGAAGCAAGAGATGCTTGATCAAAAAAGAAATGAGTTTCGGCTTCAGTTAGACAAACTTGCGAAACAA TCTGTAGGTGTCAAAGATTTGACAGTATCAGAGGCCTTTAAAAGTCTTGAAGGTGAAACACTACCTGATGATGCAAAAACTGAAACTACCAAGTCACCTGGTACCCACGTAATTGCTGAAAACACTAGATCTGCTGAACATGCTGTTCAACATACTACCACGTCAAAGCCTACTATTCTGCAGCCATCAAGCTTGAGACAAATTCGTCAACCTGCTCTGCTAGGGACACCATTTGTAGGAAACAGATTTAAGTTGGATAATCGCCCAACAGCATTCAGAATTATTGCGCCATTACCAGCTGGACTTGCAAAT GTTGCTACATTGAAAGAACACTTCTCTACATACGGTGATCTTTCTTCAGTGGAACTGGAGGAGTCGAAGCTTCAAAAGATCAATGATAATTCAGTACAATCTGATGTTTCAGCTCTTATTTCTTTTACAACAAGGCGTACTGCTGAGAGGGCATTCTTGAATGGTAAATGCTGGCAGGATCACAATTTGCAGTTTATGTGGCTTGCGTCTACTAATTCTGGAAGAGAGGGAGGCGATGCTGGTAATCCTTCAGCTTCTTCTAACATGCCTTCAGGTGCTAATGCTCATGTCCAGCCTTACAGAGATGCTACCTCGATTCATTCTCAGAAAAGTGATGCCTCGGGATGTAGTGAACCGGAGAACCAGACAAAAGAAAGTGATGCAGACTCTGTGGAAAATGGAGAAGATTTTCAGCCTGTTACAACCTTGGTTTCGAGCGAAAACAATGCATCATGA
- the LOC140806331 gene encoding uncharacterized protein, producing MGDLKESVGNNLGIIDEKLRKMGNILREVQTGVQVISDEQARVGELPVANLQSPNSEKVESQNLAHAELTQSVASANQQFSTVSLTLPPPSLSSPMLHHHNNKN from the exons ATGGGTGATTTGAAGGAGTCTGTTGGGAACAATCTTGGGATCATCGATGAGAAACTGAGAAAAATGGGCAATATTCTCAGAGAG GTGCAAACTGGTGTACAGGTGATAAGTGATGAACAAGCAAGAGTAGGTGAACTACCAGTTGCTAATCTGCAGTCTCCAAATTCAGAAAAAGTCGAAAGCCAAAACCTTGCACACGCTGAGCTGACCCAGTCAGTTGCATCTGCTAACCAGCAGTTCTCAACAGTTTCTCTTACACTGCCACCTCCAAGCCTCTCTTCACCCATGCTCCACcaccacaacaataaaaattaa
- the LOC140806329 gene encoding zinc finger CCCH domain-containing protein 41-like isoform X1, with translation MDLKASSQDLSPSDCASDSEEKEISEGEDEDDDRNHKHRKRETGSQPLDGDFLNQVSTRPYRKRKPFDNGFPYREGDPQSGETSKNHNGASERNFFTRSEKRRTNRTPFSRVPMDLNQRIRANQSILAEAGPVLGRGMDPLSWGLHNSRLGMVDVTTPMVQSGPVPSGLLAGRGLGNISSAHSASWNAFGMVPGVPNGGLDGLRHFGLPGALRQSINPALNIGLPRQRCRDFEERGFCLRGDMCPMEHGVNRIVVEDVQSLSQFNLPVSLPGSQLLGTSGNGALPVISTSSSSLAKNKAFHVTSGRPGITEDGLGLNGGFVGGSMAVGSDVYDPDQPLWANNNTEASASLLAVNGSNAGVKESSLDIDTSGQKQTESYEGYDEKPIRSACTSVSQSLSGWGKPASSKKRFGKKNIIDSTGTSSSSIDRDIRSEEAAIVGLQAVSQGKGMNADDNAPQVKESSLKPWRDSISNVRKPSQKAIRTLFVNGIPLKDNRKEALLSHFQKFGEVIDIYIPMNSERAFVQFSKREEAEAALMAPDAIMGNRFIKLWWANRDNSIDHGLSGNSGLPIMSRRKIDDPAPNGRKENLHAAGGKDNNAHPSVAQVPIYDHLKPMAAKVSKTPPQQKKLENLELLKELRKKQEMLDQKRNEFRLQLDKLAKQSVGVKDLTVSEAFKSLEGETLPDDAKTETTKSPGTHVIAENTRSAEHAVQHTTTSKPTILQPSSLRQIRQPALLGTPFVGNRFKLDNRPTAFRIIAPLPAGLANVATLKEHFSTYGDLSSVELEESKLQKINDNSVQSDVSALISFTTRRTAERAFLNGKCWQDHNLQFMWLASTNSGREGGDAGNPSASSNMPSGANAHVQPYRDATSIHSQKSDASGCSEPENQTKESDADSVENGEDFQPVTTLVSSENNAS, from the exons ATGGATCTAAAGGCTTCTTCTCAAGACCTTTCACCCTCAGATTGCGCCAGTGATTCCGAGGAGAAAGAAATCAGTGAAGGCGAAGATGAAGACGATGATCGTAACCATAAGCATCGCAAGCGAGAGACAGGCTCTCAACCACTGGATGGTGATTTTCTAAATCAAGTTTCAACAAGACCATATAGGAAAAGGAAACCTTTTGATAATGGATTTCCTTACAGGGAAGGAGATCCACAATCTGGTGAAACCTCAAAAAATCATAATGGGGCCTCAGAAAGAAACTTCTTTACGAGATCTGAAAAGAGACGCACAAACAGGACCCCATTTTCTAGAGTTCCCATGGATTTGAACCAAAGAATTAGGGCAAACCAATCAATTTTAGCTGAAGCTGGACCTGTATTGGGTAGGGGAATGGACCCTCTCTCCTGGGGTTTGCACAATTCCAGGCTTGGCATGGTTGATGTCACAACTCCAATGGTCCAATCTGGACCTGTTCCTTCTGGCCTGCTTGCAGGAAGGGGACTGGGAAACATTTCTAGTGCACACAGTGCATCATGGAATGCATTTGGAATGGTTCCAGGAGTACCAAATGGTGGGCTTGATGGACTTCGCCACTTCGGTTTACCGGGGGCGCTGAGACAATCTATTAATCCAGCACTAAATATTGGCCTTCCTCGGCAACGTTGTAGAGACTTCGAGGAGCGTGGTTTTTGCTTAAGAGGTGATATGTGCCCAATGGAACATGGTGTTAATCGTATTGTTGTTGAAGATGTTCAG AGCCTTTCACAATTCAACCTCCCTGTTTCACTTCCTGGCTCACAGCTTCTGGGAACTTCAGGGAATGGAGCTTTACCTGTAATTAGCACTTCCTCCAGCTCATTAGCAAAAAACAAGGCTTTTCATGTGACAAGTGGCAGGCCTGGAATTACTGAAGATGGTTTGGGGCTGAATGGTGGTTTTGTGGGTGGCTCTATGGCAGTGGGATCTGATGTTTATGATCCAGATCAACCTTTGTGGGCAAATAATAATACTGAAGCATCAGCATCACTACTAGCAGTTAATGGATCAAATGCTGGTGTTAAAGAGTCCTCTTTGGATATAGACACGTCTGGTCAGAAACAAACTGAATCATATGAAGGCTATGATGAGAAACCGATTAGAAGTGCTTGCACTTCTGTATCTCAAAGTTTGTCTGGTTGGGGAAAACCAGCTAGTTCAAAAAAAAGATTCGGcaagaaaaatataattgatTCTACAGGGACATCCTCTAGTTCTATTGATCGGGATATCAGAAGCGAGGAGGCAGCCATTGTTGGTCTTCAAGCTGTTTCCCAAGGAAAAGGAATGAATGCAGATGACAATGCTCCACAAGTCAAGGAATCGTCTCTAAAGCCATGGAGAGATTCAATATCTAATGTTCGGAAACCATCTCAGAAAGCGATTCGGACTCTATTCGTTAATGGCATACCTCTAAAAGATAACAGGAAGGAAGCTCTTCTTTCACATTTTCAGAAATTTGGGGAAGTCATTGATATTTATATTCCAATGAACAGTGAGCGGGCTTTTGTTCAATTCTCGAAAAGGGAAGAAGCAGAAGCTGCGTTGATGGCACCTGATGCAATTATGGGCAATAGGTTTATCAAGCTTTGGTGGGCAAATCGAGATAATAGTATTGATCATGGATTAAGTGGCAACAGTGGTTTGCCAATAATGTCTCGAAGAAAGATAGATGATCCTGCTCCCAATGGGAGAAAAGAAAATCTTCATGCTGCAGGTGGCAAGGACAATAATGCTCATCCTTCTGTTGCCCAAGTGCCAATCTATGATCATCTCAAACCCATGGCTGCTAAAGTTTCCAAAACCCCTCCGCAGCAAAAGAAATTAGAGAATTTAGAGCTTTTGAAAGAACTTCGTAAGAAGCAAGAGATGCTTGATCAAAAAAGAAATGAGTTTCGGCTTCAGTTAGACAAACTTGCGAAACAA TCTGTAGGTGTCAAAGATTTGACAGTATCAGAGGCCTTTAAAAGTCTTGAAGGTGAAACACTACCTGATGATGCAAAAACTGAAACTACCAAGTCACCTGGTACCCACGTAATTGCTGAAAACACTAGATCTGCTGAACATGCTGTTCAACATACTACCACGTCAAAGCCTACTATTCTGCAGCCATCAAGCTTGAGACAAATTCGTCAACCTGCTCTGCTAGGGACACCATTTGTAGGAAACAGATTTAAGTTGGATAATCGCCCAACAGCATTCAGAATTATTGCGCCATTACCAGCTGGACTTGCAAAT GTTGCTACATTGAAAGAACACTTCTCTACATACGGTGATCTTTCTTCAGTGGAACTGGAGGAGTCGAAGCTTCAAAAGATCAATGATAATTCAGTACAATCTGATGTTTCAGCTCTTATTTCTTTTACAACAAGGCGTACTGCTGAGAGGGCATTCTTGAATGGTAAATGCTGGCAGGATCACAATTTGCAGTTTATGTGGCTTGCGTCTACTAATTCTGGAAGAGAGGGAGGCGATGCTGGTAATCCTTCAGCTTCTTCTAACATGCCTTCAGGTGCTAATGCTCATGTCCAGCCTTACAGAGATGCTACCTCGATTCATTCTCAGAAAAGTGATGCCTCGGGATGTAGTGAACCGGAGAACCAGACAAAAGAAAGTGATGCAGACTCTGTGGAAAATGGAGAAGATTTTCAGCCTGTTACAACCTTGGTTTCGAGCGAAAACAATGCATCATGA